One stretch of Tribolium castaneum strain GA2 chromosome 5, icTriCast1.1, whole genome shotgun sequence DNA includes these proteins:
- the Cyp4bn11 gene encoding cytochrome P450 CYP4BN11 has translation MEILFTLFILLLCLLLYFYNKYVYIFDKNLKDYPAPPQVPILGHTLDFVSGKGFLDVLLSYTHKYGDIVRIRPGPIRQLLLTSNYKLFEAVLSNAKITKKSADYKFFHRWLGTGLLTSDGAKWKKHRQIITPTFHFQILENFVDVFEKNGKILTKQLEKHLNEDSVNVYGFVNLCALDIICEAAMGTSVKAQENMNSEYVRSVKDLLDTLMGRIFSPYKMIDFIYFFTEDYKKEMKALQVIHSYTRNVIKSRQAAINSGEFEQKTKKNFLDLLLAANEQQMTLEEIREEVDTFMFAGHDTTASTISFALFCLANHPDEQARVYREQKDIFGDDFKRAVTFQDLKKMKYLEYVIKETLRLYPVGPFFSRELDKDVPFAGKVLPKGLTITLFIYAMHRNPEYFPDPEKFNPSRFETFDGKMPFAFVPFGAGPRNCLGQKFAMLEMLSVVSRVVRTYKILPSIPRHEINVAAQVVLISTNGMRMRFEKRSEFSRK, from the exons ATGGAAATATTAttcacattgtttatattgTTACTGTGTTTATTGCtgtatttttacaacaaatatgTTTACATTTTCGACAAAAACCTGAAAGATTATCCTGCTCCTCCCCAAGTTCCTATCTTGGGACACACCCTGGATTTTGTTTCAGGAAAAG gatttttgGACGTTTTGTTAAGCTACACCCACAAATATGGCGACATAGTTCGCATTAGACCTGGCCCAATACGCCAGTTACTGCTAACATCAAATTACAAGCTCTTTGAAGCAGTTTTATCGAAcgcaaaaatcaccaaaaaatcAGCAGATTACAAGTTCTTCCACCGTTGGCTGGGCACAGGTCTTCTAACATCAGATGGGgcaaaatggaaaaaacacCGACAAATCATCACTCCCACATTccatttccaaattttagaaaactttgttgacgtttttgaaaaaaacggaaaaatcttGACCAAACAGCTGGAAAAACACTTGAACGAAGACTCTGTTAATGTTTAtggttttgttaatttgtgcGCCCTTGATATAATTTGTG AAGCGGCAATGGGGACTTCAGTCAAGGCTCAAGAAAACATGAATTCAGAATACGTCCGAAGTGTCAAAGATTTGTTGGACACGTTAATGGGGCGAATTTTCTCGCCGTATAAAATgatcgattttatttattttttcactgagGATTACAAGAAGGAAATGAAAGCGTTGCAAGTGATTCATTCGTACACCAGAAACGTGATTAAAAGCCGCCAGGCTGCAATTAACAGCGGAGAGTTTGAGCAAaagacgaaaaaaaattttttggaccTCCTGCTCGCAGCCAATGAACAACAGATGACGCTTGAAGAAATTCGAGAAGAGGTCGACACTTTCATGTTCGCT GGTCACGACACTACAGCCTCGACCATAAGCTTTGCCTTATTTTGCCTGGCAAATCATCCGGACGAACAA GCTAGGGTTTATAGGGAACAAAAAGACATTTTCGGGGACGATTTCAAACGCGCTGTTACTTTCCaggatttgaaaaaaatgaaatatctgGAATATGTTATCAAAGAAACGCTCAGACTCTACCCTGTTGGGCCTTTCTTTTCCAGAGAACTGGACAAGGACGTGCCTTTTGCCGGCAAAGTCCTGCCGAAAGGTCTCACTATAACGTTGTTCATCTATGCTATGCACAGAAACCCGGAATATTTTCCAGACCCGGAAAAATTCAATCCGAGTCGATTTGAAACTTTCGACGGAAAAATGCCTTTTGCGTTCGTACCTTTTGGTGCTGGACCTCGTAACTGCTTAG gGCAAAAATTTGCCATGTTGGAGATGCTAAGTGTCGTATCACGGGTCGTTAGAACTTACAAAATTCTACCATCGATTCCTCGGCACGAAATAAACGTAGCGGCACAAGTGGTCCTCATTTCGACAAACGGCATGCGTATGCGATTTGAGAAAAGAAGTGAATTTTcacgaaaataa
- the LOC100141602 gene encoding probable tubulin polyglutamylase TTLL2, whose product MFEECFGDGPFIFRLNESGTGPQLLTQVCLERGWREFNSDSGDQWNLWWRTSGFPVSHHRNLYAWQYINHIPKGSAICRKDNLVRYLRCMRKVYGSIYDFSPHGYNLPLEYTKLAAECSRGGRPFSSKNDPPHDKLLEDKPIWICKPVAQSQGRGIFLFRKLSELSYDSNTIVQRYIEKPLLIGGYKFDLRLYVCIPSYHPVTIYMYREGLARFGTDKFSLNDLRNPFRHLTNSSINKLGPGYTEMKDRIGSGCKWTLRQLRRYFQQAGISDWLLWQRIASLVILTVLSHVNQIPPTVNCFEFFGFDVLIDSSLRPWLLEVNLSPALSNDCDADRSVKKPMLHDMFDLLGLPLYNTGLSVFDIFLDEPNENNNEEKPKNVAFKSTLSVLNAAGRWRRKHRKMSAKQISSRSSSAVRAKVRTVSATSPKIVNLPKVNIHLPKTKPNYDLNKNDEEDLRKTGIAKKWGNGRDWNFATSSEGGWVRIWPMTIEQPNKNCFLTVKQMVSKVIKFTKSAKELAKNHPTASECQLNEFLQQEMDMSGEIWIPPV is encoded by the exons ATGTTCGAGGAATGTTTCGGAGACGGTCCTTTCATATTCAGGCTGAACGAGAGCGGCACAGGACCACAACTCCTCACTCAG GTTTGTCTGGAGAGGGGCTGGCGCGAGTTTAACTCGGACAGCGGCGACCAGTGGAACCTCTGGTGGCGGACTTCCGGGTTTCCGGTCAGCCACCACCGGAATCTCTACGCCTGGCAG tacATAAACCATATACCCAAAGGCTCTGCCATTTGCCGAAAAGACAATTTAGTCCGTTATTTGCGCTGCATGCGAAAAGTTTACGGCTCGATTTACGATTTTAG CCCACATGGGTACAACCTCCCCCTTGAATACACGAAACTAGCGGCAGAATGCAGCCGAGGCGGGCGTCCATTCTCGAGCAAAAATGACCCGCCCCATGATAAACTACTAGAAGATAAACCAATTTGGATTTGCAAACCTGTTGCTCAAAGTCAAGGACGCGGCATTTTCCTATTCAGG aaaCTGAGCGAACTTAGCTACGATTCCAATACGATTGTGCAGAGATACATCGAAAAGCCGCTGCTGATAGGGGGGTACAAGTTTGACTTGAGACTTTACGTCTGCATCCCTTCTTACCACCCTGTGACCATATACATGTACAGGGAGGGCTTGGCCCGCTTTGGCACCGATAAGTTCAGTCTGAACGATTTACGGAACCCTTTCCGCCATCTCACCAACTCATCAATCAATAAACTAGGGCCTGGATATACGGAAATGAAGGACAGGATCGGGTCAG GGTGCAAGTGGACGCTGAGACAGCTCCGGAGGTACTTCCAGCAAGCGGGAATTTCCGACTGGCTATTGTGGCAACGCATTGCGTCTCTTGTTATTTTAACAGTGCTAAGTCACGTGAACCAAATTCCACCCACAGTGaattgttttgaatttttcgggtTCGACGTGCTAATTGATAGCTCGTTGCGGCCGTGGCTACTCGAG GTGAACCTGAGTCCGGCCCTTAGTAACGACTGTGACGCCGACAGATCCGTGAAAAAGCCTATGCTGCATGATATGTTCGACCTGCTAGGTCTGCCCCTTTACAACACCGGCCTTTCCGTCTTTGACATTTTCCTAGACGAAcccaatgaaaataataa CGAGGAAAAGCCGAAAAATGTGGCGTTCAAGAGCACTTTATCCGTGCTGAACGCGGCGGGAAGATGGCGCCGGAAGCACCGGAAAATGTCCGCCAAACAAATCAGCTCCCGCTCCAGTTCGGCAGTCCGGGCCAAAGTCCGGACCGTTTCAGCAACCTCTCCGA aaattgtaaatttgccAAAAGTTAACATTCACTTGCCAAAAACCAAGCCAAATTAtgatctaaacaaaaat GACGAGGAGGATTTGAGGAAAACTGGAATTGCGAAGAAGTGGGGAAACGGTCGCGATTGGAATTTCGCCACGAGTAGTGAAGGCGGTTGGGTGCGAATTTGGCCCATGACCATTGAACAGCCCAATAAAAATTGCTTCCTGACCGTAAAGCAAATGGTTTCGAAAGTGATCAAGTTTACGAAGTCGGCGAAAGAACTGGCGAAGAATCATCCGACGGCGTCCGAGTGTCAATTGAACGAGTTCCTGCAGCAGGAGATGGACATGTCCGGGGAGATTTGGATACCACCGgtttaa
- the LOC103313251 gene encoding uncharacterized protein LOC103313251 — MFRQANSVRALFVLCLFKIIACDGSFHLFYQIPASEYDGCENLSRFFQTIQTSSPVNALKAIIAPLACSTCPQESHLLHQKLIELASHGSLNINFVIANLKKMKNLNRYDVLITTLMAINEFTTVDPSLKLEISNEIFYLLKRRYLKINSYSKSRQGFCQYDAAKPQVGGIFSRPKQTPILIQTPIRNDYLRAPVGRISQPFVSQIPVLIQTPIKYYPKAAPSYVPPVVQHVMGKALPTNQANGCACQTRVIEMLLDRLIALERQRKQPTTDQSCRNTRIQPNKTSTPSDSLRFRSNPKTSGLNVPIVPRNNLDVLQDLLKDFPLPKYPKEKMMYQKFKALLQKPQVQNLVKNLDLSKYKPNEILYIIITTVLHTLKTEEIQEVFAFFETYREAARTGFNFGNLLDLLPPPKSSKERNYHNITKHLLLSRALYNLNLGPNFRQAPNLADKLIILLQELLKTNTIPGEVREALQYYLPVFLGKRANIHFENLIPLLPKPVNDVERKQLDVLKNLLASNELYVLMKNYNLNNLTPAQLLQIVLHHLINQHGDYSDAALYYRNKLAINKYGFNYYDLLNLIPVTQENRAFVQLLSNYFHSPEFEAILALPSLKTLSNVDKLLLILETIQKKSTDANVLKAAASVLDDVRLQVFYQNIQQKVIGLIPAPKSNIEKQQYETVKSFLLSKRAFPMLGGIDLSVFPDSKHLLEFVFKTVTESNLEQNIRDAFEYYLDIAHKLKPLEFVTKKEIKKKFELTEIFTDTLDLKTLTVPQKRAFKNFFKYISEVKPDAMSKFDSWDQAKTRGEFMKLLFKYFVESPTVLPEIKESIKILDPLVKMDGKGALPP; from the exons ATGTTTCGTCAGGCTAACAGTGTGAGGGCACTTTTCGTGCTTTGCTTGTTCAAAATC ATTGCATGCGATGGCTCTTTCCACCTTTTCTATCAAATCCCTGCAAGTGAATATGACGGCTGCGAAAACCTGTCAAGATTCTTCCAAACGATTCAAACATCGTCCCCAGTCAATGCTCTAAAAGCGATCATTGCACCACTGGCCTGCAGCACTTGTCCGCAAGAATCTCACCTCCTACACCAAAAATTAATCGAACTGGCATCACACGGCTCGTTAAATATCAACTTTGTTATCgcaaatctcaaaaaaatgaaaaacttgaacAGATACGATGTTTTAATTACCACTTTGATGGCAATTAACGAGTTTACAACGGTTGACCCCAGCTTGAAGCTTGAAATCAGCAACGAGATCTTTTATTTGCTCAAGAGGCGGTACTTGAAGATCAATAGCTACTCCAAATCACGCCAAGGGTTTTGTCAGTACGATGCTGCGAAGCCCCAAGTCGGCGGAATTTTCTCAAGGCCTAAGCAAACCCCCATATTAATTCAAACGCCCATCAGGAATGATTATTTAAGGGCTCCAGTTGGTAGAATCTCACAGCCATTTGTGTCCCAAATTcctgttttaattcaaactccTATCAAGTACTATCCAAAGGCTGCTCCTAGTTATGTTCCTCCAGTGGTTCAGCACGTCATGGGCAAAGCTTTACCGACCAACCAGGCCAATGGGTGTGCTTGCCAAACAAGGGTGATTGAAATGTTGTTAGACAGATTAATCGCGTTAGAAAGGCAACGAAAACAACCAACAACCGACCAATCTTGCAGAAATACAAGAATTCAACCCAACAAAACATCAACACCTTCAGACTCATTACGGTTTCGAAGCAATCCCAAAACTTCGGGACTAAACGTTCCAATTGTGCCCAGAAACAACTTGGACGTCCTCCAGGATCTCCTTAAAGACTTTCCTCTTCCCAAATACCCGAAAGAAAAAATGATGTATCAGAAATTTAAGGCGCTATTACAAAAGCCACAAGTCCAAAACCTTGTCAAAAACCTGGACTTGTCCAAGTACAAACCGAACGAAATTCTCTACATCATCATAACCACAGTTCTGCATACTCTCAAGACTGAGGAAATACAAGAAGTTTTCGCCTTCTTTGAAACGTACAGAGAAGCGGCACGGACTGGCTTCAACTTTGGCAACTTGTTAGATTTGTTACCGCCACCGAAGAGCTCGAAGGAGCGAAATTACCACAACATCACCAAACACTTGCTCCTCAGCAGAGCTCTGTACAACCTAAACTTGGGTCCCAACTTCAGACAAGCCCCAAACCTTGCCGACAAGCTAATAATTTTGCTGCAAGAACTGCTCAAAACTAACACAATTCCTGGGGAAGTTAGAGAGGCGCTTCAGTACTACTTGCCGGTTTTTTTGGGAAAGCGGGCAAACATTCACTTCGAAAACTTGATACCTTTGTTACCGAAACCAGTGAACGACGTTGAGAGGAAACAGTTGGATGTGTTGAAGAATCTTCTGGCAAGTAACGAGTTGTACGTCTTGATGAAAAACTACAATTTGAATAACTTGACTCCGGCCCAACTTTTACAAATCGTTCTGCACCACTTGATCAACCAGCATGGTGATTATTCAGACGCTGCCTTGTATTACAGAAACAAGCTGGCAATTAACAAGTATGGGTTTAATTATTACGACTTGCTTAACTTGATTCCTGTGACGCAAGAGAACCGGGCGTTTGTTCAACTGCTCAGTAATTATTTCCACAGTCCTGAGTTTGAAGCAATTCTGGCACTGCCAAGCCTGAAGACGTTGTCAAACGTTGATAAGTTACTCCTGATTCTTGAAACCATCCAAAAGAAATCGACTGATGCTAATGTGCTTAAAGCAGCAGCAAGTGTGTTGGATGACGTCCGGTTGCAAGTCTTCTACCAGAACATACAGCAGAAAGTTATCGGTCTAATCCCAGCACCCAAGTCCAACATTGAAAAACAACAATACGAAACAGTGAAAAGCTTCCTGTTGAGCAAAAGGGCGTTCCCGATGTTGGGTGGAATCGATTTAAGTGTGTTCCCTGATAGTAAACACCTTCTcgagtttgtttttaaaacagtaaCGGAGAGTAATTTGGAGCAAAACATTCGGGACGCTTTCGAGTACTACCTGGACATAGCTCATAAGTTGAAACCGCTTGAATTTGTGACCAAGAAGGAGATTAAGAAAAAGTTCGAACTGACGGAAATTTTCACCGACACTTTGGACCTTAAAACCCTGACAGTTCCGCAAAAACGGGCGTTTAAAAACTTCTTTAAGTACATTTCCGAAGTTAAACCGGACGCCATGTCCAAGTTCGATTCCTGGGACCAAGCCAAAACTAGAGGAGAGTTTATGAAGTTGCTTTTCAAGTATTTCGTCGAGTCCCCAACAGTTCTTCCCGAAATTAAGGAAAGTATCAAGATTCTTGATCCTCTGGTCAAGATGGACGGGAAAGGAGCGTTACcaccataa